In Sebastes fasciatus isolate fSebFas1 chromosome 8, fSebFas1.pri, whole genome shotgun sequence, the DNA window tcgcgtactcgctccacctctactagacgtgaacgcgcgctcactccacactgcagaagagttagtttagcgcTGAGAATGTCTAGTGAATGTAcgggggacgtttgtgcagaaataaatgctgcagctcctccagaccaacagaggttttccgtgtcttgtaaagtgacggggctcctccacgtgttacgttgtcgtctcgttaccgaccgggtgccggtgtctccctgcggctgccggctgcggtcgggaggcgataacgtaactcgttgagtagccccgctgcctgagcctgcgctgaggcaggaaaagccaacactaggatcagcagtgattcatggagagacctttgtctggtcagctaacattactgccaagcagctgaaatatagagtgatattgtacttttagctggcgtgtgtcgcctcactgttttgagcgatgctcgtccatgtctatttagagcgagcaagcgcaagctcgacgctgactttcgttgatttcaaggccacaggtgtcgctgttaacaagcatttctgaaagttacaaatagtccctttaagattaacacaaagaaaatgGAAGAAATTGTCTTTGGTTCACCATCTGACGCTcataaagttcctattgttattcataaaagaaaatcctgcaggtattttcatataaatatttgggcGTCATGATAGACCATCTGTTATCttggaaagaccacattgaatttgtctgtttcactgccgcctcaggtcttttggggtgagtaaacaaattcttcttttgtttttttacttctgtgattatgagtgttctacagtattgttatactacatggtacaagagtttgtccactactttaaagtcaaaactgctccaccaaatgaaaatctgctcaaagattgtaggtcaaccccttgagaaattctatgaatcagcctatcataataacatcttaaggctggctaacaacatcgtctctgaccccaaccatgttttgaacagtgtatatgaattgttaccatcaaatcagagatacagggttccacgatttaataaggttagactgaagcactcttttgtacaccagtcaatcctaaaactaaatatggagcctaatcccagatcaaatgtacgttgaagggccctgaatatcgtcttctgtgattgtaatgtttaaatgtttgtatccttgtttcttgtctttgtcctttctgtgatgttgcaaatggagctgctgcgATGCGAAACAAATTTCAGACTTGTCTGACgataaagtattatcgtattatAGTATTATCGTACATGTTTTCAGCAATAAGAAAcaggtttattgccaagtaggttttcacatagGCCTACATGGAATTTACCTTGGTGtttggtgcataacaataaacagAGAAAATTAAAGTTAAAAGCAAGTACTGCAAACAGTCAAGAagcattaataaaataaaaaagtacgataaatatatgaaaaaaacattgtaaaaattaAGTTTTGTGCAAAATATTGTCCAAGGAATGAgcaaaaattcatagtataataATATGTGCTATTATATATGAACAGATATTGCTGTTGCCATTAAATTATGCAACGTTAGTACACATAGCATTCAGCATGTTTATATGAAAAGCTTTATGATAAATCGTATATATAAAAGTGCAGCTATTGTATAGTTAAAAACAAGCTCCTCACCTGCGCTACTCCTTCTTCCCATCCACGAATAACCTCCTGGTGTCCAATCTTGAATTTGAAGGGCTTCCCCCGGGACCTCGAAGAGTCAAACACTTTCCCGTCTGCCAGTGTGCCTGAtaaaaatcatatatatatagcgATATATCACTCGATAATCAGCTTGGGTTGTTGTTAAGTCCCACTTTAGCTTCATAacggttaaagggactgtttgtaactttttacacgtataaatctaccgggtcggtgtcccatgcgcgctcgtgtgtggctacgttgttcagattcagattccaacacaaattacacggaagcaccaaaaccgcaaagttatatctagtgaagcccgtcttgcaaaacagtgttggccgcggtcgcaggacgcgggggagaccgtagctttggtctccagggccggagtctctgctcctctgcctgtttgccttcactcagctcgttccacctcacgtgcatgcgcgcacactccacactgcagaagagttagtagctctgagaatatctagtgaatgtacagtggacgtttgtgcagaaataaatgctgcagctcctccagaccaacagaggtttcccgtgtcttgtgaagtgacggggctccgcagcgagaaacgttatcgtctccgaccgggtgccggtatCTCCCTCctgccgcggtcgggaggctgaatcAGGAAAAGCcatcatgtctatgtagagcgagcacaagcgcgacgctgactttcgttgacttaacggccacaggtgtcgctgtcaacaagcatttctgattcttacacacagtccctttaagagagcCAGGTGCCAACGTTAGTGGACTAGCATCATGGGGTCGGATCAGCTTACGTTAGGAGGCTGACAGCAGCTAGGGTACCGTTAGCTCCACTAGTTCTTCTTAAAGCCACGGATAATAACAACACAACCGTTTCAattatttagtaaatgatgCAAATGGGGGAGTAAATATCCGGCTTTAGCACCACAACGTAAGCACAAGAGACACAGCAAGCCATTTGTTAACGCTAAACATGGACACTGAACTGTTAGCCAGCTGAACGGTTAGCTGAACTGTTAGCTGAGATGCTAGTTTGAGATGCTAGCTGAGATGCTAACCAGCTGAATTGAACTGCTAGCTTGAGATGCTAGCTTAGATGCTAGCTGAGATGCTAACCAGCTGAATTGAACTGTTAGCTGAGATGCTAACATCTCTGCTAGCTGAGATGCTACATTGAGATGCTAGCCAACTGAACTGTTAGCTGAGATGCTAGCAGAGATGTTAGCTGAGATGCTAGCTGAGATGCTAGCAGAGATGTTAGCATCTCAGCTAACAGTTCAGTTCAGCTGGCTAGCATCTCAGCTAACATCTCTGCTAGCATCTCAGCTAACATCTCTGCTAGCATCTCAATGTAGCATCTCAGCTAGCAGAGATGTTAGCATCTCAGCTAACATCTCAGCAGAGATGCTAGTTGAGATGTTAGCAGAGATGCTAGCTGAGATGCTACATTGAGATGCTAACCAGCTGAACTGAACTGCTAGCTGAGATGCTAGTTGAGATGCTAGTTGAGATGCTAGCCAGCATAAGCAGCAGTATGCAACCAGTGAGTTAGCCTAGCTAGCTGTAACAAACTGTGTCTACTTGGTCCCCAGTTTCACGCAAAGAAAGTCTTTCACATCGCTGACGGCTCGCGTTAACAGGCTGCATCTAACACTGGTTAACGGAGGCTTAAAGAACATTACGGTCCCTATCTCTCATCTCCAGTGAGGAGCGGTAGTCGGTAGTCGGTGCTGCTCCTGCAGCCTCCTCACTCACCGACATAGTGCACCACGACGCGCTGCCCCCTCTTAGGAAACGTCCGTCCTGAaaataggagaaaataaagagagagcgTGTATAATAAATAACCGCATACTATGTGGATAGATTCACTCTTTCGTCGTTAAAACAAGGCCGGTTATTCCCACCATCGCCCGGAGTTATGATCTCAATTTCTACTCCCATCTTGGCTCTTCGGTCTCCTTCTATTTGACCACCCGACAGTAGGAGCGGAAgcaggaggcaggaggcaggGGCGGCCTGCTGACGGGCGGGTGCTGGGCAGAGATGGGGCGACAAACCACCAATTGACCATCgaggcattattattattattataacaaaatatacaaaTCCTATCTAATGTGGTAACTAAACCAAAACTAACAAGCTTTTTATAAACTGTGACTTTGTGACAAAAATCTAACTGAAtcagattaattgattgatattaaaattatatattatatatatatatatatataatagataattcatacaacACTTTCTCACACACTTTCTTCACTCAgtcatatatcttatactgtatatactgtagatgttcttaatatgccttgtacaaagtatttcttctatatgtacattcatacttcctgatatgtagATGTTCTGAATATGCCTTGTACatagtatttccttttataattgtaatataaagGCTTGCCTTTACATACACACTCACTTCATTCTAATCccatttggggcaagtcatagtcaattcAGCACACCGacactgacagctattgttGCCGTTgttgcttgagtttgccatgttatgatttgagcatttttctttatgctaaatgaagGTTTCTggatatatttgtatattagtttgtagtatttatatttgtatttaatttgtgttgttaattgattttctatcataaacatatacatacatttgcataaagcagcatattggtccactcccatgttgataagagtattaaatacttgacaaatctccctttaatgtgcaattaatttgcgattaattgcgattaactattttgaaCGATTGACAGCCTTGTCAATGTGGATGTTGGATCTGAAGGTGTCATTACTGTATTGTTTTGGGACACAAGCATTTTTGAACTATGTTGTTTCATGTTTGATGACAACTGATGAAAATGTACTGATGAATAACTACTGACAAAAGTCATTTATTTGAGCAAGAACAGGTGCAGAAATGTTGCAGAGGAgtgtgaattgaaaaatagaaaatttCCAAGTGTAGAGTTAAAAATAAAGCTCTTCAAGCATGTGTTGCAAACATTGACAACTGGAGTAGTCTACTTACAATTAAGAAGCTACTATAGCTTCCAAATAGTCAACATAAATCACAAGGACAGCAAAAAGCCTCCTCTCAAATATTAAACAACTTTTTAGGCAACATTGTAGAAATAAGCACTAAAAGGAAATCAAGCAGAACAATTAAAAGAGGAACGCTGTCAGGACATGTGTGATGCAATTTACAAAAGCAGCCTCAAAATACTGGAGGGAATATTCATGGAAATTATTTATTGGACTTTTCATGACAGTAAGAATACAGTCAAAATTAAAATTTAAAGGCCCAATCGGTCATTTTTTTCACCATATTCACTTGAGTGTTCCTTAACCAATCAGTATTAACAAATATAATCCTCCACACAATCCTGGATAAGTAGTTACGATAAGTACTATTGCACAGCTGTTCATTTTCAGGATGCGCTGAAAGGTGGCGTGATCCAGGAGCAGCAAATGTCCATTCAGATGAAGTAAGTTAATATGAACCTCACACTATGCATGTGGGATTATGGATTGGGAAAACACATTCTGATTTGTGGCATAAAGAAATGTTCCTTTCAATCCAGCAGATTTCActcaaaaatgtgtgaatgaaGAAGAGTTGTCCTGCCATAAATACCACTTTTATGAAACCATTGCATTGATTCAGCACCTAACTGACAAGGTGccacaaaaacaatacaaaccTATAAATAAATAGGTAGTATTACAGGATTGGTGTATTGGATTTTGTTGCAATGTTGCAGGTTTCATTTTGTGAGTGAATGTGACTAATTAAAGGAATAAATTACCTTTTTGGGAAATGATTTGCCTTCTTGGTGAGCATTAGAcaagaagatcgataccactgcCATGTCTGTACGCTGACTATGAAGCGGACTATACCCATGACATTTTGGATCTCACATTTGACCTGCTAGAGGAAGGCCTGGGATCATTCTCAGGAACATTTCTGCCCATTTTATCTTCTCCTGAGTGCTGGAGTGCGCCGAGTTTCTGCTTATGACATCCTCCTCCAGAGGGGCTCTTTGATACATCTGAACGGACAGGTGACTTGACTGAGCATTTTTTATCATGACTGTAACAACCCGGTGAGGAATTTGACTTGTACAATGTGTCGGTCTTTATATTATAATGTGAAGTTGATGTCGCACCATCATGCGGCTGCACAACTGTTGGCTGCTCTGCGTTTTCTCTTGGgtctgatggtgatgatgatgtagcTTCTGGGCTGGATAaagaataaaaaggaaaataataatgaCTATAACTGACAGAATCAAAACGTGTGTATGTTACTATCAATTAGTTTTAGCTGACAGTAATCTGGTAATGTGGTGCCGTTTTTGAAAATGATGCTATGATAATATACATAGCCTAGTTATTATTATAAGGAAGATAAATATGAATTTCAATGAGACCTATATTATCAATCATGAAAGAGTAAGAACAGTCTTTGCACATTATGccaaatcacaaaaaaactGCTTGTTGCTTAATTAGACCAACTGTTATTATTCTGCAGCTATTTCAGAACAGACATTTAACTgttttgagttggtgtaggcaTATTTTTTAACATTGGACAGAGCAAAGCTATCTGTTTCACCCTGTTTCTGGTCTTCataataagctaagctaacaggctcctggctgtagcttcagttagcatgatatcaatcttctcaacTCTCAGCTAGAAAGGGAACAAGCATATTACCCAAAATTACGACTTTTGAGATGTAAGACACGTCTCTATTGGCCGGTCTCGATTGGAGTGACAGTTTGGCAACATCCACTATGTGAGTGGCTAGTTAATCGAGCTAAGCTAGTAGCTACAGGCTGacaaaatcatgtttataatcatgtatttttttaaccCATTACAATATCATAGATCGTTAAACAAAAGCAATCCGCTTGCACTAGTTCAAACATTAAATTCTTGCCATTACTAAGATGAAAGTTATGAGTAGTTCGTTAAAGTATCagtaggcagtttatttttttgcatcattggtcaaaaattcaatattaacctttcagtatattgtaattcaagtgttcttagagataactagacttctgcacctcctcatggctctgttttcatgctttaaaaaatctagcctgtaacGGGAGACctcgaccaatcacaggtaatttcattgagagagcgttcctattggctgtgctccggcgttccttcaacagattttacaatggcagctgcgtcacaaactttgtctatttacagctaaaccgtgcactacaaaatgattctgaaaacatttgaggccagaaataggcattaacgtaacataatattgattcatatttgatcagcgctgcctagtttgaccgtttggtcggaggtcggatcagctcttactgcttgttttcctctggtctgtgaaatcttgcagatgccgttaggagcacttgAGGACAGCAAAACTTTTAGATttgcattaatacatttttaatcacaattttattttacttgcaataaaacattttttcattGCATGATAGTTTtgctctaaaaaaaaagatctctaTCAACagctgagggaaatatctgtttAGCTGTTGCTCtgttatgttcaccagctagtcgccaACTGTGCCTGaagtttggtgctgagcaggtggtGTACAGttggtttttagagctttttcccTGAAGACAGCTGCCTATGAGAGCGGTGAGGGTGAACCAAAATAGTAAAGTTGTGGGtcggacagctaaacaatgagctgaaactcactataaagcttCATAAAGCTGaggaggggagctgcagattcaggttatAATACTCTGCAGGTTCAGGAACCATTTGTGGGTTCACCTTTTGAGGATAGTTCACCGGAAAAGCAACTTACTGAATTGTGGTCAGTTGTTCCTGGAGCTGCAAACATTGCCTCTCATTGATCGGGTAGGAGCGAAAAAAGACCATCCCTATCAGCAGAAGTGCGATGGgaacaggtgtgaacagcaCAATCAGAGCCGTCACAACTCCGTCGCCATGGTTACACGCACCCGCTCTGTAGCCCACAAACCTGCAGATGAGGAGAAACCAAAGTGTGGCGGACCAAcagacgtacacacacataacacataaaGTGAGTGGACGGAAGGCTGACTCACTGTAATGTCAGGGTTGAGATGCCAACAGACAAGCCTCCTGCCAGCTTACTGCAGAAGGCATAACAAGAGAAAAACAGGGGCTCCAGGTCTTTGCAGGAGGGGTGTCTCGCGTTAAAGTCGTCGATCACATCTGGGAGCATAGACCTGCAGCAGATAGACAACAAGCTGACATATATCATATCAAAACCACATTGTCAGTTTAGATGAGGAGAACTGACCAGTCAACAAAACAGATCGTTGCTAGAATATTCATCACTGGCCAGGGTCAGGTAGAGGCGATGTGAATGATTCATGTGCACAACATTCACTTCTGATACTGATTAGATCTGACAGGCAGTCTGAGAAAGGTTTGGGAACTGAGTGTCCTCGCTGGGAGCTGACTCACCAGGGTAGCAAGAATATGGTCGCCACGCTGCATCCCATCAGAACGCACATAATCATGAAGACTGGCAGGTTACTGGGAACACAGGCAACTATAATCACTGCTGGGATGAAGagctgagagacagaaacaggccTTACAACAAGAAGGAGATTGAAGGTGTGGAAAATAACCCTCATCATTCAGATTATTATACAGGGATATGTGGGATTTCTTACTGATAGGCCAATGAAAACGGTGGGCTTTTTTCCTATTCTCAGAAGAACTGTTTGCCACAGAGGAACTGCTACTGAGGCAGAAACCTGCAGACATAATGagacatttcattaaaaattgaaaatgtgtctTGTCTTGTAAATCCTTAGAAGGTTTTTGAAATGCTGCATATATAAACATCTTGGTGAGCAGTGTCTGTGATTTTAGTTAGTTGCATTTTACCAATAGAACCAATAGGAGGTGCTGGAACTGGGCTCCCTGCCCAGCTGCATGGCTGCAGAATAGTGCAAAATTACCCAAAGACATCTGAGATAAAAGAGATACgggacataaaataaaaaataattatgctTTGATAACCATTGCATACATGCATGTCTTTTGAaaacacaaaaccaaaaaagaTGATTATACAAGGattattatcttatcttattagcTAATCTTCATCACAGGTACATCAGGTTTAGAGGCATGCAACACAGCCACTATGAGCTCAAACTGTACCTGAAATGCAAGTGCACTAAAAACAAAGCCAAGCACCAGTCGTTGGTAGGGAATATGACATATCAGCATCTTCAGCGAGGTCAAATAGGGCGGTCGTACTTTCTCATCcgagcagagaggagctggaAATAAAACCCAAATGACATGTAAAGGAAGGGGAGTGAAATACCACATCTTTAGGGTATACAATACTTTGCATTGTATTGTAATGGAACAAAGTCAAGCAGCTTAACAACAAAAAATCTGTTATATTCGTAGTATTTGATCATTAACCATTGGTCACTTCTGAATGACTCACCCCGCTGCTCCTTCACCCCCAGGAAGAGAACCAGGCTGCAGAGGAAAAATATGGCACCCATGATCAGAGCTGAGGTCAGGAAGGCCTTTCGCTGGGAGGCAAAATACacacattaaacaattaaagataaataaagcaCAATATTATGCTGCCAACAAACACACCCTCAGAggcatacaaaaacacattaacaGTCCTTCCTGcttaaaatgtgttgttctgTTAATCTTATTTTGGGATTACTTTGCCTTTAAATCATGTGAAGAACCGTTATTCTACTTcaagcaacctgcggctctttagctcctctccagtggctccctgtagatttataaaaatggaaatgaataactgttttttgtttacattttcatttttatttatcattgttgtaggtctaaggtacgacggtacgacggtacgacggtacgacggtacgacggtacgacggagtattagggccacattgaggggaaaaaaataaatctgagattttgagaataaaatcataatattacaagaataaagtcatagtattataagaataaagtcatacgtttacgagaaaaaaagtcatagtaatatgagaataaagtcatgatataaagtagtaattttacatattattttatttttttctcgttaaattatgactttattctcgtaatattacaacttattttttcttgttaagttatgactttattctggaaatctctcatgttttttccctcaatgtggccctaatactacgtagtacatttgctctttggccctcactgcattagacttatatattatatacttagactataaactgtgctACCTTCAttacaatgctcaaatgttttgcggctccagacatatttttatttattttttttgcctaaaatgtctcttttgatagtaaaggttgctgacccctgctttagTCTGACATCATTACTGCCTACCTTTTAGGTTACCAAGCTAACTCCATTAACGGGTTAAATCTACTCTGTTTCtcaacactgaaaacacacacagatgaacacACAACAAAGCCTGAGTTAAGAACAGTAAATTACAGGGTAACAAGATACCCCTGGGACTATGTGAGTTAGTACAATGCTGAAGCAATGCTGCCTGGCTGCTACAGAAATATGAGTGTTATCTCAGCCAGCGTGACCGCTTGTATCTTCACATTTTTATCTACCGTTTCTTGAAGTGGTGCAGCAGtttgtgatgaagatgatgtgCTTTGAGGTGTTGTTTCATGAGCCTGATCCTGATGTTGACAGGCCTCTTGCTTTTCTGCGTTGTACACAGATACAACTTGACCCTGAATTACAGAAGCCAACAGCATGGCCACCATCTTCACACTCATTCCTGCCAGAGAAGGACAGAGAAGGGGACATGAagttcagtggtggaagaagtatttagatCCTTACTAAAAGATGTagtaccacactgtgaaaatagtccaccacaagtcaaagtcctgcattcaaaaccttacttaaaggtcccatattgtgctcattttcaggttcatacttgtattttgagtttctactagaacatgtttacatgctgtaattttcaaaaacacattattttcctcatactgtctacctgaatatacctgtatttactctctgtctgaaagactccgttttagtgcatttcaatggaattgcaatggaattgcaatggaattgcattgctagacaacagtttgggtccatgtttacttcctgtcagctgatatcattcacatacactgcaacaggaaataaactgggacacatttagaatgtttacgatTAAAACCgggtaatggtctaaatattgtatatttgtgacatcacaaatggacagaaatcctaacggcttgtttcaaacgcgcaatttctgaatacgggctgtgtgtatttctccgtatattgagcgttttgatagtttaacagtatttatatagcacttaaacttgctttataatgtaaaagacctgaaaatctcactttttacaatatgggacctttaagtaaaagtatgtgtagcctatatgtgtgttttactattatatatgatatttttGGATGAATAtaactgctgcattaatgtgtatgttgcatttttactgctgtagatgcTTAAAGTTGTGCTATTTTatactcctttatatactgttgggtagtttaatctacagcaatgcatcatattctataaaatCATCAAATATGTGTAACGTCGTCCTGCGAGAACCATGTAGCCTATCTTTAAAAAGTTAACTTGTCATGAGCTCAGAAAAACAACCCTGTTTTCTGCTGTGATGATGCATTCTCCAGCAGTTTATTTATCTTAAGGAGAAGGAGAATTTTCTCATcccataaaggaacacttaATCCTTCGGTTtatcagaaaaagaaaaaaaaaatgcaattttgttTTCGCTGGAAGGGAAGgatatgttgtttttgtaatCTGAAAAGCTGTCAGACGAAttaagtgaagtaaaaagtacaatatttgctgctaagatgtagtagagtagacgTATAAAGCTGCAAAGTAcctaacatttacatttaaagtacagcacttgagtaaaCATACTTGGTTACAATCAGACACTAAAGAAGTGTGATGAATTTGAGGGGAAAGCACGGTCTACATGTTCTATGCAACCTGGGAACAAGGTGATCTGAGATGATTGTGAGTACTGGTGCTCTTACTGTAGGCCGTGGCagagtctctgtctctgtgatcTCCCCCCAGGAACATGTTGAGTGAGAGGTAGGGCACGTTGTAGCACTGTTAATGGACGACAGGGGAAAACATGACACCAGCTGACAGCACATGAGCAGTGTGAAACTCAGTAGTCATGGTGACGCACAGCTTGGAGCGAAACGGCGGCAGCAACAGTGACATGAGACCAGCAGGAAATTCTGTCACCATGGTGACATGAGGAAGATGAAGGGGGCAAAAGTATACCGAAGCACGAGATGGTGGATGGATGATTAAGAAATGGGTACAAGTTGTGGCGGAAGAAGTAATAAAAacctttacttaaataaaagtaggcTACCAAAACAACAATGTTAAGAAATACTCCATTCCAAGTATAATTCAAAAGTGTATTTAAGTATGCATCCAATGTGTAAGCAGAATTATAGGCTACTGTTGTAGCTAGTCGAGGTGGTgttaattttaactactttatatacatttagttagtttagtccagtggttctcaacctggggtATAGGCTcctccaaagggtcacaagataa includes these proteins:
- the fkbp1aa gene encoding FKBP prolyl isomerase 1Aa, translated to MGVEIEIITPGDGRTFPKRGQRVVVHYVGTLADGKVFDSSRSRGKPFKFKIGHQEVIRGWEEGVAQMSVGQRAKLICSPDFAYGSKGHPGIIPPNATLTFDVELISLEA
- the mfsd2al2 gene encoding sodium-dependent lysophosphatidylcholine symporter 1-B-like, whose translation is MERKNRLHLMEESFTAVPQEESGRIPVARKVCYAVGDVPYQITTAAITVSLQIFLLDVVQMEASYVSMILFVSRAWDAVTDPLIGYLVSCSNWTPIGKLTPWLILSTPFAILFYLLLWFVPRGWMSQGLSVLWFLTAACLFETLMSCYNVPYLSLNMFLGGDHRDRDSATAYRMSVKMVAMLLASVIQGQVVSVYNAEKQEACQHQDQAHETTPQSTSSSSQTAAPLQETRKAFLTSALIMGAIFFLCSLVLFLGVKEQRAPLCSDEKVRPPYLTSLKMLICHIPYQRLVLGFVFSALAFQMSLGNFALFCSHAAGQGAQFQHLLLVLLVSASVAVPLWQTVLLRIGKKPTVFIGLSLFIPAVIIVACVPSNLPVFMIMCVLMGCSVATIFLLPWSMLPDVIDDFNARHPSCKDLEPLFFSCYAFCSKLAGGLSVGISTLTLQFVGYRAGACNHGDGVVTALIVLFTPVPIALLLIGMVFFRSYPINERQCLQLQEQLTTIHPEATSSSPSDPRENAEQPTVVQPHDGATSTSHYNIKTDTLYKSNSSPGCYSHDKKCSVKSPVRSDVSKSPSGGGCHKQKLGALQHSGEDKMGRNVPENDPRPSSSRSNVRSKMSWV